The following proteins are encoded in a genomic region of Dyadobacter sp. UC 10:
- a CDS encoding TolC family protein, producing the protein MRSLFPVLIILWCGNSYAQVQQLTLPEVVQIAREHSIASKQAVTQKKTNYWQYRSFLADYKPQLGLEGTVPGFTRSFVEVVQPDGTILFQPVSYNNGILGLSLSQSIALTGGTIYVQQQMQRFDDFARKTTRYNGIPFEVGLKQPLFQFNPLKWDRKIQPLKYQEGNQQFIQSLEQVALDATGYYFELLVAQVNLQIAEKNRSNNDTLYKIAQHKLELGKISQNDLLQLQMGLLTAQKDLASAQQSAAVASLKLKLYMGSRDERNLELGIPLEAKEFDIDTRIALDEAFANRSAAIGFRRKLLEAERDVQSARKDNGLNASLNATFGLSNQGSKPGEIYVSPQDREFVELQLVLPILTWGRNKARTEVARANQEFAQQSVEQDKLTFEQEIFTQVTLLQMLQKQAKLTKLADEIAAERYQIAKERFILSDLSVTDLGIATQEKDIARRDYILALRDYWQSYYSLRLLTLYDFELNRKIGY; encoded by the coding sequence ATGAGATCACTTTTCCCTGTTCTGATCATTTTATGGTGCGGGAATAGCTACGCACAAGTGCAGCAGCTGACTTTGCCGGAGGTGGTACAGATCGCACGCGAGCATTCGATCGCTTCCAAGCAGGCAGTCACCCAGAAAAAGACAAATTACTGGCAGTACCGGTCTTTTTTGGCTGATTACAAGCCGCAGCTCGGCCTGGAAGGGACGGTTCCGGGATTCACCAGAAGTTTTGTAGAGGTCGTGCAGCCCGACGGTACCATTCTTTTTCAACCTGTGTCGTACAATAACGGCATATTGGGACTTTCGCTCAGCCAGAGCATCGCATTGACCGGCGGTACCATTTATGTGCAGCAGCAAATGCAGCGTTTTGACGATTTTGCCAGAAAAACCACGCGCTATAACGGTATCCCTTTCGAAGTTGGTTTGAAGCAGCCGCTTTTTCAGTTTAATCCATTGAAATGGGACCGCAAGATCCAGCCTTTGAAATACCAGGAAGGTAACCAGCAATTTATCCAGTCGCTCGAACAGGTTGCGCTGGACGCTACGGGGTACTATTTTGAGTTATTGGTAGCGCAGGTGAATTTACAGATAGCGGAAAAAAACAGGAGCAACAATGATACTTTGTACAAAATCGCGCAGCACAAGCTGGAGTTAGGGAAAATCTCTCAAAATGACCTGCTACAACTGCAAATGGGCTTGCTTACTGCACAAAAAGATCTGGCCTCGGCGCAGCAGTCGGCCGCAGTGGCGTCCCTTAAGTTGAAGTTGTACATGGGATCGAGGGATGAGCGAAACCTGGAACTGGGTATCCCGCTGGAAGCGAAGGAATTTGACATTGATACCCGCATTGCGTTGGACGAAGCTTTTGCAAACCGGTCGGCCGCAATCGGTTTTCGTCGGAAGTTGCTGGAAGCGGAAAGAGACGTTCAGTCTGCCAGGAAAGATAATGGATTGAACGCCTCACTGAATGCCACTTTCGGTCTTTCAAACCAGGGAAGCAAGCCGGGAGAGATTTATGTAAGTCCGCAGGACCGCGAATTTGTGGAGTTGCAGTTGGTACTGCCTATCCTCACGTGGGGCCGCAACAAAGCCCGGACGGAAGTGGCGCGGGCGAACCAGGAATTCGCGCAGCAATCGGTAGAGCAGGACAAGCTTACGTTCGAGCAGGAGATATTTACGCAGGTAACACTTTTACAAATGCTGCAAAAGCAGGCGAAACTGACAAAGCTGGCCGACGAGATCGCCGCAGAAAGGTACCAGATCGCCAAAGAAAGATTCATCCTCAGTGACCTCAGCGTAACCGATCTCGGCATAGCCACCCAGGAAAAGGATATCGCGCGAAGAGATTATATTCTTGCACTAAGAGATTACTGGCAATCTTATTACAGCCTGAGACTGCTCACATTGTATGATTTCGAACTTAACAGGAAGATTGGGTATTAG
- a CDS encoding ABC transporter ATP-binding protein — protein sequence MIRLENVEKVYRTSSIETLALNNINLNVKKGEFVSIMGPSGCGKSTLLNIMGLLDAPSKGYIEIDGSRVEKYTDKSLAHLRNQKLGFIFQSFHLINDLSVIDNVEIPLLYRSSSSKERKELAQEALEKVGLSNRMKHFPKQLSGGQKQRVAIARAIVGKPEIILADEPTGNLDSVMGNEILNILQKLNEGGATIVMVTHDDAMAKKTHRLIRLFDGTQVV from the coding sequence ATGATCAGACTTGAAAATGTTGAAAAAGTTTACCGGACCAGTTCTATTGAGACGCTGGCACTTAATAATATTAATCTTAATGTAAAGAAGGGGGAGTTTGTTTCGATTATGGGGCCGTCGGGGTGTGGGAAAAGTACGCTGCTCAATATCATGGGGCTCCTCGATGCGCCTTCGAAGGGATATATCGAGATCGATGGCAGCCGGGTTGAGAAGTATACCGACAAAAGTCTGGCACATTTACGTAACCAGAAACTGGGTTTCATCTTTCAAAGTTTCCACTTGATCAATGACCTTTCGGTGATCGATAATGTGGAAATCCCGCTTTTGTACCGCAGCAGTTCTTCCAAAGAAAGAAAGGAGCTGGCGCAGGAGGCACTGGAAAAAGTGGGATTGAGTAACAGAATGAAGCATTTCCCAAAACAATTATCGGGCGGACAAAAACAGCGGGTAGCAATCGCGCGCGCAATTGTGGGTAAACCCGAAATCATCCTCGCCGACGAACCTACGGGTAATCTGGATAGTGTGATGGGCAATGAAATTTTGAACATTCTCCAGAAACTCAATGAAGGCGGTGCCACGATCGTCATGGTAACCCACGACGACGCCATGGCCAAAAAAACGCACAGGCTGATTCGCCTTTTTGACGGAACGCAGGTGGTTTGA
- a CDS encoding ABC transporter permease: MLSNYIKIAWKVLLRHPFYTFITLFGISLTLTVLMVLTSFIDHLFGSHYPENKRDRSVYVGTVIQTDSSGTTMSSGPASFDFLVKHAKPLKSAEKVSIFSNFSFSNTYVNGKRIKLNTKYTDAEFWEVMGFQFLEGKPYNETNIKNSDHVAVITDALREQYFDADGGNVVGKNIEIENVNYRVIGVVKGSPPTRLYSYSDVYFPYTAPKSNYENKGLRGRFIAVILTKSKSEIPGVQAEFDNSIARIPDSEIPDRKQYPVLIVKADQYFDHFLNTLARNDTQRVMFYAIVGFVLLMFMGLPAINLVNVNVSRILERASEIGVRKAFGAPAKALLWQFIIENVFITFIGGAFALIFSLLIISMINASGWIAYADLTINVPVFLVSIAVCLLFGFLSGVLPAFRMSKLKIVDALKA; encoded by the coding sequence ATGCTATCCAACTATATCAAAATCGCCTGGAAAGTTTTGCTGCGGCATCCTTTCTATACTTTTATTACTTTGTTCGGTATAAGTCTGACGCTGACGGTGCTGATGGTGCTGACTTCTTTTATTGATCATTTGTTTGGCAGTCACTATCCCGAAAACAAGCGCGACAGGTCGGTGTATGTCGGGACGGTGATCCAGACGGATTCTTCGGGAACCACCATGTCGTCGGGGCCAGCCAGTTTCGATTTCCTGGTCAAACATGCCAAACCACTTAAATCGGCGGAGAAAGTGTCCATTTTCTCCAATTTCAGCTTTTCAAACACCTACGTAAATGGAAAGCGCATCAAGCTGAATACCAAGTATACGGATGCTGAATTTTGGGAGGTAATGGGATTTCAGTTTCTGGAAGGAAAGCCCTACAACGAGACCAACATTAAAAACAGCGACCACGTAGCAGTAATTACTGACGCATTGCGTGAGCAGTATTTTGATGCCGATGGAGGTAATGTAGTGGGGAAAAATATCGAGATTGAGAATGTAAATTACAGGGTGATCGGCGTCGTAAAAGGTAGCCCGCCGACGCGTTTGTATAGCTACTCGGACGTATATTTTCCTTATACAGCGCCGAAAAGCAATTATGAAAACAAAGGGCTGCGCGGTAGGTTCATAGCAGTAATACTGACTAAAAGCAAGTCTGAAATTCCCGGCGTGCAGGCTGAATTTGACAATAGCATTGCCCGTATCCCTGATTCCGAGATCCCCGACCGCAAGCAATACCCGGTACTGATCGTCAAGGCTGACCAATATTTTGACCACTTCTTGAATACGCTGGCGAGAAATGATACGCAAAGGGTTATGTTTTATGCGATTGTCGGGTTTGTATTACTGATGTTCATGGGGCTGCCTGCGATCAACCTGGTCAATGTGAATGTGAGCCGGATTCTTGAGCGTGCTTCCGAAATAGGGGTCCGGAAGGCTTTCGGGGCACCTGCGAAGGCGCTGCTCTGGCAGTTCATCATTGAAAATGTATTCATCACTTTTATCGGCGGCGCATTTGCATTGATCTTTTCCCTGCTGATAATCAGCATGATCAATGCGAGCGGCTGGATCGCCTATGCCGATCTGACGATCAATGTCCCGGTGTTTTTGGTAAGTATAGCGGTTTGCCTCCTGTTCGGTTTCCTCTCCGGCGTCCTCCCGGCATTCAGAATGTCGAAACTGAAAATCGTGGACGCATTAAAGGCGTGA
- a CDS encoding ABC transporter permease — protein MFSHLFKLIWNKKGAHSLLIIEIWASFMVLFGVLSLIVYNVRNYLKPIGFEYENVWNMDLANNQDTVEVSSKLNRALQRVKAYPEVESVSRMSSNTPFSANQIGNSVTYNKVTVGADFYYTDSEFSRTMDLPMLKGRWYREGDRVAKFVPIVINKAMEAKLFQDEAAIGKVIKVDDKTSFKVIGVVDKFKAKGEFMTDGPALFQLIAQDDGWNSNLLIKTKPGTDANFEAKLVRDMAVMLPGWGIEISYLKESLKNRHNLTLVPVLIFLIVSGFLLTNVALGLFGILNLNISKRKGEIGLRRAMGATEGRVTTQFLGEIWVLATFSMILGLLFAVQFPLMNVFDLDREVYIIAIFAAILVIYLIVTLCAWFPSKQAARIHPAVALHEE, from the coding sequence ATGTTTTCACATCTCTTCAAACTCATCTGGAACAAAAAGGGGGCTCATTCTTTGTTGATTATCGAGATCTGGGCTTCGTTTATGGTTTTATTCGGCGTGCTTTCGCTGATTGTCTATAATGTGCGTAACTATCTCAAACCGATTGGTTTTGAGTACGAAAATGTTTGGAACATGGATTTGGCGAACAACCAGGATACTGTTGAAGTTTCGTCGAAACTGAATCGTGCTTTGCAGCGCGTGAAGGCTTATCCCGAGGTTGAGTCAGTTTCCCGCATGAGTAGCAACACGCCTTTTTCAGCCAATCAGATCGGTAATTCTGTCACATATAATAAAGTGACCGTCGGCGCAGACTTTTACTATACCGACAGCGAGTTTAGCCGGACAATGGACCTGCCGATGCTGAAAGGCCGCTGGTACCGCGAAGGTGACCGGGTCGCCAAGTTCGTACCTATTGTGATCAATAAGGCAATGGAAGCGAAACTGTTTCAGGACGAGGCAGCGATAGGGAAAGTGATTAAAGTCGATGATAAAACTTCTTTCAAGGTTATTGGCGTCGTGGATAAGTTTAAGGCAAAAGGAGAATTTATGACCGATGGGCCGGCGCTTTTTCAACTCATTGCGCAGGACGATGGCTGGAATTCGAATCTTTTAATTAAAACAAAACCCGGAACAGACGCTAATTTCGAGGCCAAACTGGTCAGGGATATGGCGGTTATGCTTCCAGGCTGGGGCATTGAAATAAGTTACCTGAAAGAATCATTGAAAAACAGGCATAATCTGACCCTTGTTCCGGTACTTATCTTTCTCATTGTGAGTGGATTCTTGCTTACTAATGTAGCCTTGGGCCTGTTTGGTATTCTAAATCTGAATATCTCCAAAAGAAAAGGAGAAATCGGTCTGCGGCGTGCGATGGGCGCAACAGAGGGGAGGGTTACCACGCAGTTCCTGGGGGAAATATGGGTGCTCGCAACTTTCAGTATGATCCTGGGTTTGCTGTTCGCAGTTCAATTCCCGCTCATGAATGTTTTTGATCTCGATCGGGAAGTATATATTATCGCTATTTTCGCAGCTATTCTAGTCATTTACCTGATCGTAACCCTCTGCGCCTGGTTTCCCAGCAAGCAAGCTGCCAGGATCCACCCGGCAGTGGCGCTGCATGAGGAGTAA